CTGATGCGATCTTTTTGTTCCTATAGCCATCAGAGCGTGCAGAAGTGGCAGTTCATCCTACCGCACGCGGGGTTGTCGATCTTCCACTTGAGCGCCCACATCTTGAGGTCGTGCACGACGGTCATGAGTTCCCTGCTCATCTCGGTGAGGCGGTACTCACTCTTTACCGGAATGCAAGTGGTGTCCACCCTCTTCTCGATGAGTCCTTCCTCCTCCAGCTCCCTGAGGCGCTCGGCGAGGACCTTGGGGGTAATCTCCTTCATCGAACTCTTGATCGCCGAGAACCTCTGCCATTCCTCCCCCTTGGAGAGCTGATGGAGGATGAGAATCGCCCACTTCTTCGAGAGATACTCCATCGTCCTGTATACTGTGCACGTGTGATCCATGGTTTCCTCCTAGAAACTGTCGGTATATATAATTTAGTATCTATTTGATAGTCAATATCAAATTGATATCAGGAGTTAGACAAAGATGCTTTGCAGACAGTGTGAAGAGGCCTGCGCCCCCGCAGGATGCACCAAGATCGGAATTTGCGGAAAGACCGAGGAGCTTTCGACCGCAATGGATACCCTCATAGGAACCCTGATAGAACTTGCCGCTTCGGGAAGGACCGGTTCGGAGGCTGACGAGATCATCGTGGATGGTCTCTTCATGACCCTCAGCAACACGAACTTCGACGAATCCAGGATTGTTTCCCTGACCGAGGCGGCCCGCCACCTCATCGGGGCACCGGTCGATATCCGTGTCCCCGACATCCTCTCCCTCGATGCCGACGAGGACCTCAGATCCCTCAAGGAGCTCCTTCTCTTGGGACTCAAGGGGATGGCTGCATACTACCATCACGCCAGGGTCCTCGGATACGGTGATGAGACCGTCACCGCATTCATCAGGAAGGCCCTGACCTCTTTGGCGAAGTCCCTTTCGGCCGACGAACTCGTAGCCCTCAACATGGAGTGCGGGACCGTCGGAGCGACCGTCCTGGCACTTCTGGATAAGGCTAACACCGAGACCTATGGCACGCCCGAGATTACCAAGGTCCGCACCGGCGTAGGAAGGAATCCCGGAATCCTCATCACCGGCCACGACCTCAAGGATCTTGAACAGCTTCTCGAACAGACCCAGGGCACCGGTGTGGACGTCTACACCCACGGCGAGATGCTCGCCGCATCCTCCTATCCGGCCTTCAAGAAGTACAAGAACCTCGTCGGCAACTACGGCGGAGCATGGTATGCGCAGAAGGAGGAATTCGCAAGATTCAACGGACCTATCGTGGCCACCACCAACTGCGTCCTGATCCCCAAGGAAACCTATGCGGACAGACTCTACACCACCGGTACCGCCGGCATCCCCGGGACATTCAACATACCCTGTGTGGACGGGAAGAAGGATTTCAGCAGGGTCATCGAACAGGCCAAGAAGTGTGCACCCCCCGAACAGATCGATGACAGGGAGCTCACCATAGGATTCGGACATTCGCAGGTGCTGTCTCTCGCTGACGCCATCGTGGGTGCGGTAAAGTCGGGAGCCATAAGCAGGTTCGTGGTCATGGCGGGATGCGACGGACACTTCGGGAAGAGGACATACTACACCGAGTTCGCCGAGTCGCTGCCCAAGGATACCGTGATCCTTACCGCCGGCTGCGCCAAGTACAGGCTTAACAGGCTCGACCTTGGAGATATCGGCGGTATCCCCCGTCTGATCGACGCCGGACAGTGCAATGACTGTTACTCCCTGGTCGTCATCGCGCTCAAGCTGGCCGAGGTCTTCGGGACCGATGTGAACGGTCTGCCCCTGTCCTTCAACATCTCTTGGTACGAGCAGAAGGCCGTCCTCGTCCTGCTTACCCTGCTCAGCCTCGGTGTGAAGGACATCATGCTCGGCCCCAGGCTGCCCAAGTTCATCAGCCCGGGAATCCTGGATGTCCTCGTGAAGAACTTCGGCATCAAGGGCAACTCGACCGTCAGGGAGGACATGGTCATCCTGAATATCGCGGAACAGTGAACATAACAGCGGGGGATCGCCTCTATCCCCCGTTAACACCTTTATACAGCTTGAAAATACCCACAGAAGACGATAACATGGAGAACCCTTTCAGACCCTCGGAGAAGTACACGATGCCGGTAATCCTCATCACCGCCGTATTCTCCTTCATCGGAATTGCAGTGCTCGGGCTCATCGACCAGAGCGTGAACATCGACGGCTGCCGCAGCCAATTCATCGTGGCTTCCTTCGGATCCACTGCGGTACTGATTTATGCAGCGCCCAAAGCGCCTTTCTCCAAACCCAAGAATGTCTTCTTCAGCCATATCTTCGCGGCGATATTCTCCGTGACCGTTGCTGTGATCTTCGATATGGCAGGACAGCTGCAGGAACTCAATTGGATCTGCTGCGGAATATGCGTCACCGGTTCCATCCTCATCATGATGGCCACCGGCACCATCCATCCCCCCGCGGGAGCCACCGCACTGACCTGTGCCATCAGCATGATCACTGACTATCAGTTCATAGTCTTCCCGCTGGTGCTGGGTCTTCTTGCCATGATGGCCGTTGCGTACGGCGCCAACTGGTGCAGGGACAGGTACGTCCCCGCCAAGGAATGAGGACGGGGGATTTCCCCCGCCCCCGGGAAAATCATTTCCTTTTCTTGTTGTCGGGTTTGTAGGATTTGAGCCACTTCACGAGTTCGGCGTCGGCGTCCGTCCAAGCGGGTGTCTCTCCGGCCTCGATGTAGTCATGGTACCACTGCTCGGCGTCGGCCATGGGTTTGGTCATGTCGGGTTTATCCATCTTTATGAGGACGGTGTTCTCCGGAGTGGGCACCCAGAATGCGGGGCGGTCGTAATCGTCGTCCTGCAGGAATCCCACGGCGAAAACAATGGTATCGAGGTTGGATAATTCAGCGTAGAGTCCGGCCTGCATGATATAGGAAGGGGGCACAATGGTCACGTTGCCCTCGGAATCCAGCCACTTCTCGCGATCGTGGGAGGTCTTGATCTCGAGGATCGCCTGCCTCTTCCCGCCGTATGCGATGTATCCGTCGACCAGTCCGCCGAACATCTTGTTGTCGTGGAAATGGTCGTAACCGCACTTCTCCTTCTCGACAGGCTCCTCGATGATGACTTGGGAACCCTTCTCCAGACCGAGCATAGGTGCAAGCATTTCGGATGCGTTCTTACGGACGTACGACCTGATCTTGGGCTCGAGGACGTTGCCTGCTTCCATGTACTTGTTGGTCTTGTCCCCCGGATACAGTCCTGCGATCTCGCATGCAATCTTGAAAGGGGTGATGAGGTCGCTCATGCCGAGGATGGGGCCGAGCTTGGTGCCGGATATCTTCTTCTTCCGGTAGAGATCGAAGACAACGGTGCGGGTCTCGTCGTCGATCTCGATGATGTTTATCCTGCCGTCGAATGCCATGCGGGAGTGATTGGCGAAGTTGGTTAAATCCCTGCGCTCGAAGACTACAAAAACCGCCCGCACCATGCGTATGCATGGAGAACAGTGAGTTCGCACAGAACGCCGCCCCCGCGGGATTCTACCTTCCCGTACTCGCGGTCATCATGTTCTCCCTTTTCGAAGTGAAGTTCGGTTACGCCATGGCGGTCTGGGCGGTCATAGCGGTCGTGGAAGTCCTCGTGTGCTGGAAGGCCCCGCACATGGCCGTGTTCTTCGGCCCGGTGTACTGCATCTGCCTCGCCGTGGACCTGTGGTACCCCTACGGATTCACCGTTTTGGTATTGCCACTGGCACTTCTGATATCACTGCTTTTCGCGTACCTCGCGGTGAAGCTCCTCCGCAGGAAGAAGAGGCACTGATCACGGATAGTAGACGCACCGGTAGGTGAAGTTCTGCGGCAACGCGAGATGCATCGACATGAGCTCCTTGCCGGTCGAGAAGTCATACACGCTCATGCATACGTTGTCGTTCTGCGCATCGCCCCATCCGATGGCATAGACCTCGTCGTAGAGGTGCTGGACGGAACCGCAGGCGGCCGAGAACTTGCCAGGCACCGAATACTCCTTGAAGTCCAGGAGGGTGCGGTTGGCCATGTCCACCTCGTAGATGCAGATGCGGGTATGGCCGATGATGTTGTGGTTATCGAACACCATGACAGTGTCGCCGTCAACGGTAACATAGTGCTGGCCGGAGGTCTTCTGCTCGTCGGAGAGGCCGAACATGTCCTCGGGGCCGGAGAGCTTCCACTTGATCTGGTCGGTCTGCTTGGTGCGGTCGAGGCACATGACGGTGTCGAGGTGGCGGAACGAGCACACCAGGTCGCCGTCCTCGTTCAGGCGCATGGCGTTGAAGTGCACGTAGTCGGGAGCGTCCACGGTCTCGTTGGCGAAGTCGTTGGCGGAGGGTGTCGCATCGGTCTGGGTCATACCGTAGATCTCGGGATAGTCGATGCTCTTCCAGTCCCATACGACCTTGCCGTGGTCGACCTCCTGAAGGTAGGAGTAGATGACCTTCTTGCCCTCGTAGCCGGGGTTGTTGTAGACGGCGTCCTTGATGTAACCGGACAGGATGTAATGGTCGAGGTCGATCATCAGGAAATCGTGTCCGTCGACCGGGTGTCCCTTGTCCACCGTAGCGGACTGCTCGAAGGAGATCTTCTTCACCGTGTTGAAGTTGGAATCCATGACGATACGGTAGCCGGGCGCGTATCCTGGCAGACCGTACTTGTCGAAACGGCTGTCCTGCGAATGGTAGCTGTAGTAGGTCTCGCCGTTGATGACGTGCTTCTTGAAGTCCCAATAACCGGTCTTCACACCGTCGTCCTTGTGGTCGGTGTGCTTGGCCCATACGATGTCCCCCTTCCCGTCGAGCATCATGATGTTCTGCGTGTAGACGAAGGAAATGTAGTAGTTGCCGGGAAGGTCGGTGGACCCCTCGATGTGGTGGATGGGGAGTCCGTCGGGCACCTGGAAACTGTCGTCGCGGGTGACGTTGACGAAACCTACGACGGAGATGCTGGCAGCTACCATTAAGCAGGCGACGAGGGCTACCCCGAGGGTCATGGATTGGTTCGACAAGGTTTGGGCCTCCTTGCGTTAATAATCCGCGTCATGGTCTTTAATAGATATCGTGAACGGAGTACCGGCGCGATAAGCGCTAACTGCAGTATCCCCGTTTTATACTCCCCGACCATGGTATTCCAACCATGAATCCATTCAGGAAGAACAAAAAGAATACCGTTCCCGGAACCGCCCAAATAAACAGGGAATCAGGTTCTCTGATCATATCATGCAGTGGCTGCGGACAGCTGCCCGATCCCTCGACTCCCGCATGTGCCAGATGTATCTGCGAAGCTATCGCATCTGAGGGTCCTGCCGAGAGGATAAGGCTTTCTGGAACACGCGATACGGAGATCTCCGGCAATGCCGCACAGATCCTCTGCGGACTGGCGACCCTCAGCATCCCGGTCGTAAACGATATGCAGGGAAGACGCTGCTCCAACTGCAGCCGTTCCCCCTCAAATATCCTAGAGACCGCATGGGCGGATTTCCCGGAACCGTCCATCGCACCCGCCATGTCAAGACTCTACTCGGATGCGGGTGACGGTCCCGAATGCACTGTCTGCATGCAGAAGACCTATGCCGCCCTGAAGAAGGCGGAGGAGGACCTTGCTGACATCCGCAGCAGGGCTTCCGCGATGGCCAGGAACGGAGGCGGTTACTGATGTTCTCTGCCAGGAAGAAGCGTCAGAACTTCTTTCAGCAGAACGGTCCGGTGTTCGTCGGGACGGATAACATACCTCCGTCCTCCCCTCCCGTGCCCCAGAGCTCGTTCAGAGAGGATCTGAAAACGGTGATCGGTACGGGCCTCCGCACCAAACCGCGCTATGCCGAATGCTGGCTGGTCGGGAACGTCGGACAGCTGGATATCATAGAGGAATATGACACCCCGAACGGACATGTGGTGATCGGGACCGCCCCCGATGGGGAGACCGAATACAATCTACTACCTACGGAGTACACCTGCTCCGATACCGTGAACTCGGTCATAGAGAATGCTATCGAAGAAATCCGCCGCGGTTTCCGTAAATCCGGAGCATATACGGACAGATTCCGTATGAATCTGGCCGTGAGGGACGTCCTTTCGGCTGATTCCGACACCCTCCTGATGGCCTGCGGCGGGAATGCTCAGGCAGCGGAAGGGCTTGCCTCGAACATCTGCGACATCGTCTACCGCTACACCGTAGGACTCGGGGTATTCGACGTCCTTCTCGACGATCCCCGTCTTGAGGATATCTACGTGGACGCACCCTGTGACAAGAACCGCATCCATGTGACACTTTCTGGCATCAAGGGCGGCAACTCCCACCTGCGCTGCAGGACCAACCTCGTCGTCGAGAGGAGGGAGATAATGAATCTTATCTGCGCACTCAAGAGGATGAGCGGTCTCCCCTACTGCGAATCCAATCCTGTGCTTGAAACGGATATGCGCGACGGGAACGCCCGTGCAACCGTCATCGGTTATCCTCTCAGCCCCAATGGGGACGCGGTTTCCATCCGCAAGCATTCATCCGACCCCTGGACCATCACCAGACTCATAGCAAACGGAACCATCGACGCTTACACAGCAGGATTGCTATCCTTCCTCGTTCAGAACAGGGCCACCCTGCTCATCTGCGGTGCGAGGGGAGCAGGAAAGAGCTCCCTCCTCTCGGCGATGATGCTGGAATTCGACAAATCTACCAGGATTCTTACCATAGAGGACACCAGGGAGCTGCCTACGCAGCAGATGCGTTCACTAGGTTACAAGGTGCAATCCATGGTGGTCGACGACCATATGGACGGAGACAGTCTCTCCAGGGCCAACGAAGCACTCAGGGTATCCCTCCGTATGGGAGAATCGGCGATCATCCTCGGGGAAGTCAGGGGAGAGGAAGCCAAGACCCTTTACGAGAGCATGAGGACAGGCAGGGCGGGAAGTTCCATCATGGGTACCATCCACGGGGATTCGGCCAAGAGCGTATTCGACAGGGTCGTTCATGATCTCGGTATACAGCCGGAGGCGTTCATGGCAACCGAGGTCCTTGTCACCGTGGGAACATTCGCCGACAGGGCGACAGGCGCTCAGAGCAGGAGGATATCCGAGATAGCGGCGACCTCCGACCGTGTTGGAAAGTTCACAGAGATGTCGGGAACGAAAGCCATGTTCCAGACACCCGTGATGAGACGTATCTCCTCCAACACGGGCATGTCCCAGAAGGAGATCGAGAATGACATCGAAGCCCGCGCTCAGCTCCGCCGCATCCTTGCCGAATCGGGGAAGAATGATCCTCAGTATCTGGAGCCTGAATGGATCGGTATCGCCAATGCCTACCTCGACAGGAATGCGGGAAAGGACGCGGATGTGATAGCTGCAGGATTCAGAGACAAGTACGGCCTCAGACAGGATACGGAACCTGCAGATTCCTGATGGTTTGGACATTCGGTCATACAGAGTAGAATACGCTTTATTACAGTTGGGCGTTGACCAATCATGGTTGATGAGGAGATCTTCGTGAAAGCTCATGATTTCATCCGTTCTCTCTTCGATGGAGACGGGAGCGGACACGATTACTATCACTCCGTCCGCGTACACGATCTCGCCGTCACGATCCAGCGTTCGGAAGGCGGGGATCTTCTCCTGATCAGGCTCGCCGCATTGCTCCATGATGCCGATGACCGCAAGCTGTTCGGCTCGGAGGGCAGTCGGAATGCCAAAGGATTCATGGAACGGAACGGAATCCCCGAGGATGTTCAGAACAAGGTCCTCGCGATCATCTCTCAGATTTCCTTCAAAGGTTCGGAGACCGTTGTCCCCGATACTCTCGAGGGTAAAATCGTGCAGGATGCCGACCGTCTCGACGCCATCGGTGCCATCGGAATCGCAAGAGCCTTCGCATACGGAGGCAGCAGGTCCCGTCCGATGCATCTGCCCGACTCGAAGCCCATCATGGGCATGGATGCGGAAACCTATTACAAAAACGAGGGTTCGACGGTCAACCACTTCTACGAAAAGCTGCTCCTTCTCAAGGATCTCATGAACACCGACACCGCCAAGGAGATCGCTTCCCAAAGACACGAGTTCATGGAATCTTTCCTGAAAGAGTTCTATGCCGAATGGGACGGGCTTCGCTGAAGCATCGCTCCGGATTCCGCCGCGCCGGATGAGCCGAAATTCGGCTCCGAAAACCCCCTATGACCATCAAATAAATCCTACAACAATCGTGGTTAGATACCCCTGTTGAGGTACCTGATATGCCAGATATCTAGAAGCCGTCCGAAGCCTCCGGAAAGCCCTTTAAAAACGGCTCGATATCGACAGTTGGATGTATACGTTCTGTTGTTGGATATGATTTTTGTCCTTATCAAATTTCATTAGTACAAACCTTAAAAACGATGGGCGTGATTGCATTTCGGAAGGTCAATTATGGACGTAGAAGAGTGGTTAGGCGCTGAAAATCAGCTCGGAATCGATATTTGGAACAAAAAGTACTGTTATAACGGAGAGACGTTCGATCATTGGCTCGACCGTGTTTCCGCCGGAGACAACGATATTAAGAGAATGATTCTGGAAAAAAAGTTCCTTTTCGGGGGACGTATCCTCGCCAACCGCGGACTTCAGAACACCGGTCTCAAAGTGACACTCTCCAACTGCTACGTCATTCAGCCTCCCGAGGACTCCATCGAGAGTATCTTCGAATGCGCGAGCAAGGCCGCCCGTACCTTCAGCTACGGCGGAGGAGTGGGTATCGACCTCTCCAAACTCGCACCCCGCGGAGCCAAGATCAACAACACCGCATCGGAGACCTCTGGAGCCGTATCATTTACTGATCTTTACTCCATGGTCACCGGTCTCATCGGACAGCACGGAAGGAGGGGAGCGCTCATGCTCACCCTGTCCTGCGAACATCCCGACCTCGAGGAATTCATGGCGGTAAAGACCGACCTCGAGAGGGTCACCAAGGCCAACATGTCCGTCCGTATGACCGACAAGTTCATGGAGTGCGTCGAGAAGAGAGAGACCTTCGTTCAGACCTTCGTACGTCCCGAGACCAAGGATACCGTCGTCAAGAACCTCGACGCATACAAATTCTTCAAGAAACTCTGTTACGCCAACTGGGACTTCGGAGAACCCGGCTGCCTGTTCTGGGACCGCATCAGCTCCTGGAACCTCCTTTCCGAGTTCCCTGACTATGAGTATGCCGGAACCAACCCCTGCGCAGAGGAGCCCCTCCCTGCCGGGGGAAGCTGCCTGCTCGGAAGCATGAACCTCTCCGAATTCGTCAAGGACGGAAAGTTCCAGGAGGAGGAATTCCGCGAGGCGGTCCGCATCTGCGTACGCGCCCTCAACGGAGTCCTCGAAGAGGGTCTGCCCCTCCACCCCCTCGCAGAGCAGAGGGAATCCGTCAACAACTGGAAGCAGATCGGTCTCGGTATCATGGGACTCGCAGACATGCTCATCAAGATGGAGATCACCTACGGAACCCGCGAAGCGATGGATATCTGCCACCGCCTCGGATTCATCATGGCCGACACCGCCATCAGGGAATCCGCACTCCTCGCCAAGGAGAAGGGCAAGTTCCCCAAGTGCAACATCGAGCAACTCATGGCCTCCCCCTACTTCATCGAGAACACCTCGGAGGAGACCCGCGACCTCGTCGGGGAGTACGGACTCCGCAACTCCCAGCTGCTCACCATCGCCCCCACCGGAACACTTTCCACCATGCTTGGTATATCCGGCGGTATCGAGCCCATCTTCGCCACCCACTTCGAGAGGAGGACCACCTCCCTGGCCGACCACGACCAGTTCTACAAGGTCTATCCCCCCGTCGTCAAGGAGTACATGGACAAGCACGGCCTGAAGGACGATACCGAACTCCCCGAGTTCTTCGTCACCGCCCAGAACCTCGACTACAAACAGAGACTCATCCAGCAGGGAACCTGGCAGATGCACATCGATGCCTCCATCAGCTCCACCGTCAACCTCCCCGAGGACTTCCCCGAGGAGAACGTCTATGACATCTACATGTACGCCTGGAAGATCGGATGCAAGGGAGTTACCGTATTCCGCGACGGATGCAAGAGGCTCGGAATCCTGACCACCAAGGAGAAGAAGGCCGAGGAGACCAAGATGAAGGAGGAGGCCATCGCCTCCGCCACAGCCACCCAGCGCGGAATCGTCAAGACTGTAGCCGACAACGTCATCGGAAAGAAGAGGAAGCTCATGACCGGCTGCGGAAGCCTGCACTGCACGGCATTCTTCGATCCTGTCACCGGCGATCTCATGGAGGTTTACCTCAACAAGGGATCCACCGGAGGATGCAACAACTTCATGATCGGACTCTCCAGGATGATCTCGCTCGCCGCCCGTTCAGGCTGCGATATCAACTCTGTCGTCGACCAGCTCAAATCCTGCGGTTCCTGCCCCTCCTACACGGTCAGGACCTTCACCAAGAAGGATACCAGCAAGGGATCCTGCTGTCCTATGGCGGTCGGCTGGGCCCTCATCGACATGCACGACGAAATGATGAGGCAGGTCAAGTCCTCCAACCTCATCGCACCTCCCAAGGAGGAGGCCCCCAAGAAGGAGGTCGTCAACCCCTGCCCCAAGTGCGGGGACGAGCTTACCTTCCAGGGCGGCTGCAACGTCTGCAGGTCCTGCGGCTGGACCAAGTGCGAATGAAATTCCTTACCGGGGCTCCGGCCCCGGACTTTTTGTGCTAACTCGCTAATTGCAGTTGGGTGCTTTTAATATCCTGATACCGAGACATCTTCATGGAAAAGGATTCCGTGAAGAAAGCCTGTCAGTCACCCCGTCTGCTGAACGAGGGTCCCGACGTGATAGGCAGGATGACCTCGGTGCTCGGAAGGGGCGGTTCGCTTGATACCGCAGTGAGGGATGTTGCCCTCAACGGACCGGAGCTATCGAAAACGATATTCGGCAGGATCGTGGAGGATGCGGACACGAGAGTGGCCCCGGACATGGCCTCGGCACTGTATGCGATCATCTCGTCCCTGCCCGAATGCAACACCGCCTACGGGACCGCCCTGAGGCTGTCGATGTCGGCCGAAAGAAGCAAGACCCAGAAGGAAAGATCCGAGATACTCAAAGAGGCTTCCGAGATAGCCCTTAACGGTCTCCGCGAATCGGGAAGGACTTTCTGTTCTTCCCTGAACACACCCTGTATGGTGATCTTCGGCCTCGGCATCATGGTGCCAATGGTTCTGATGTCCGTACTTCCCATGATGGGCATGAGCGGACTCTTCCAATCGGCGATGGATACCAGGATGGTCTCGGTCGTCACACTTATCTTGATCCCCGCTGCGGTGATCAGCATAATCGTTACCGTCAGCGGCAAGAACCCCGTGAAACCCCAGGGAAAGGGATTCGGGTATTCGGGATTGGTATTGCTTTCGGCCATCCCCGCCGCCATCGCGATATATTACCAAACGGGCGATGCACCGTTATCGATATGCCTCGGAGCCGGAGCTGGAGGTATCTTCACAATCCTTGCGGATTACCGCGGCAGAAAAGGCCGCGGCCGCACGTATACAGCTGAAAGAAGACTTCAGGACTGCATTTTCGAGATCGGGTACAGGCTGATGGCAGGCACAGGTTTCGAGGAAGCGCTTTACGGAAGCACTTATGATGCGAAGGAATGCCGTCCCTATGCGGTTCTGTTCAGGAACGAGATGGATATCTGCAGGGGAGATGTGGAACAGGCCATAAAGTCCGCATTCGGTACGTTCTCCTCCGAGACCGTACGTATCCTCACAGACATCTACCGCATTTCCCTGAGAGATCTGACCGATGCCGGTAAGATGGCGGAATCACTGGGAAGACAGCTGAAGGATAGGGAATCAGTGCGCAGGAGCATAAGGAACGAGCTCAAGAGCATGACAGACACCATGTACGGGACCGCCACCGTGTTCGCACCCCTTGTATTGGGGCTGTCAGTCACAATCCTGGGCCCCATGAGGGCGATGGCAGGTATGGCGGACGACGGAAGCACCACCCTCATCCTGTCGGTTTACCTGGTAGAACTGTGTGCTATCATCGCGGTGCTCGTAAGCGGACTCGATACGAGGAACAACGGATCTACCGCCGCAGGCAGGTTCGCCTGCATGATGCCTGTGGCGGCCATGGTCTTCATGGCCATGCTGCATATTTCCCTGTGAGATCACTCAGTTTGAGGGAAGGAAGCCTTCATGGTCTCTGCGTCATCCACTACTTTGGTAAGGAAATCGGCAAGGGTCCTGAAGCGTCCTGCATTTAGGTAATAATGGTGGTGGACACCGTCCTCGTACTCGACACGGCGGGAACAGATGAGTCCTCCAGACTTCATCTTCCTGACGGCCGCGTTGACGGCTGCCTCGTCGAGTCCGAAGGCTCCTCCGGTGAACGGGGCGACAAGCTCCCTCTCGGCCATCCCGCGGATGAGAGTCATCACATCTGGGTCATTCATCGCTGCGATGATATCGGATTCCGGATCGGAACTTATTCCGAGGGGCATCCTGTTGGTTAGGCAGACGTGCTTGACAGTCTTCTTGGGAGGGTTTTGGTTACTGCTTTCCATCGGGAGCTGAATACCCTCAGGGGGTAAAAATCTTTAGCCTAGCGCGCGTGCGTATTAACACAAAAAATACTTTTTTATAGTTCCGCAAAC
The sequence above is a segment of the methanogenic archaeon ISO4-H5 genome. Coding sequences within it:
- a CDS encoding ribonucleoside-diphosphate reductase, translating into MDVEEWLGAENQLGIDIWNKKYCYNGETFDHWLDRVSAGDNDIKRMILEKKFLFGGRILANRGLQNTGLKVTLSNCYVIQPPEDSIESIFECASKAARTFSYGGGVGIDLSKLAPRGAKINNTASETSGAVSFTDLYSMVTGLIGQHGRRGALMLTLSCEHPDLEEFMAVKTDLERVTKANMSVRMTDKFMECVEKRETFVQTFVRPETKDTVVKNLDAYKFFKKLCYANWDFGEPGCLFWDRISSWNLLSEFPDYEYAGTNPCAEEPLPAGGSCLLGSMNLSEFVKDGKFQEEEFREAVRICVRALNGVLEEGLPLHPLAEQRESVNNWKQIGLGIMGLADMLIKMEITYGTREAMDICHRLGFIMADTAIRESALLAKEKGKFPKCNIEQLMASPYFIENTSEETRDLVGEYGLRNSQLLTIAPTGTLSTMLGISGGIEPIFATHFERRTTSLADHDQFYKVYPPVVKEYMDKHGLKDDTELPEFFVTAQNLDYKQRLIQQGTWQMHIDASISSTVNLPEDFPEENVYDIYMYAWKIGCKGVTVFRDGCKRLGILTTKEKKAEETKMKEEAIASATATQRGIVKTVADNVIGKKRKLMTGCGSLHCTAFFDPVTGDLMEVYLNKGSTGGCNNFMIGLSRMISLAARSGCDINSVVDQLKSCGSCPSYTVRTFTKKDTSKGSCCPMAVGWALIDMHDEMMRQVKSSNLIAPPKEEAPKKEVVNPCPKCGDELTFQGGCNVCRSCGWTKCE